A single region of the Oncorhynchus keta strain PuntledgeMale-10-30-2019 chromosome 4, Oket_V2, whole genome shotgun sequence genome encodes:
- the LOC118382867 gene encoding transcription factor Sox-17-alpha-A produces the protein MYFDPISTHFELCPTKAMFESDKFYCESSQSELMSEAKSPGSGPTSPISINSDSSCASPEPKSSAETRVRRPLNAFIIWTKEERRRLAQLNPDLENTDLSKILGKTWKAMSLAEKRPYMQEAERLRVQHTIDHPNYKYRPRRKKQLKKGPKGPLPVEATVPLSTLCSKGFNMPYDLNYLIQNQSHQQQAYPHPATYPSSQAYFSHLPRETFPDRLIYTNPAATFSNKPLMYSNTEAYPTEPHPYYSTQHGLQQCGLPNPACAMSQVEQGDFRASGPQLCPPTGPSLEFYLEQVQLDMLYDLDPSEFEQYFGPSTCQPEPL, from the exons ATGTACTTTGATCCGATCTCCACACATTTCGAACTGTGCCCAACGAAAGCCATGTTTGAAAGCGACAAGTTCTACTGTGAGTCTTCCCAGAGTGAGCTGATGTCCGAGGCGAAGTCCCCCGGCTCTGGCCCAACCAGTCCTATCTCGATCAACTCTGACTCCAGCTGCGCCAGTCCTGAGCCGAAATCATCCGCAGAGACGCGGGTCAGAAGGCCGCTGAACGCCTTCATTATCTGGACCAAGGAGGAACGCAGACGCTTGGCCCAACTCAACCCTGACCTGGAGAATACCGACCTCAGCAAAATTCTCG GTAAGACCTGGAAGGCCATGTCTCTGGCAGAGAAGCGGCCCTACATGCAGGAGGCAGAGCGCCTGAGAGTACAGCACACCATTGACCATCCCAACTACAAGTACCGGCCTCGCAGGAAGAAGCAGCTGAAGAAGGGCCCCAAAGGGCCCCTGCCTGTGGAggccactgtccctctctccaccctctgcaGTAAAGGCTTTAACATGCCTTATGACCTCAACTACCTCATCCAGAACCAGTCCCATCAGCAGCAAGCCTACCCACATCCAGCCACCTACCCATCCTCCCAGGCATACTTTTCCCATCTTCCCAGGGAGACCTTCCCAGACAGGTTAATTTACACAAATCCAGCAGCCACATTCTCTAACAAGCCTCTAATGTACTCTAACACTGAGGCATACCCAACAGAGCCTCATCCGTACTACTCTACCCAGCATGGGCTGCAGCAGTGTGGGCTCCCCAACCCAGCCTGTGCTATGTCTCAAGTGGAGCAAGGGGACTTCAGGGCCTCGGGCCCCCAGCTGTGTCCCCCTACTGGCCCCTCCCTGGAGTTCTACCTGGAGCAGGTTCAGCTGGACATGCTCTATGATCTGGACCCCAGTGAGTTTGAACAGTACTTTGGCCCGTCCACATGCCAGCCGGAGCCCCTGTAG